One segment of Plasmodium vivax chromosome 14, whole genome shotgun sequence DNA contains the following:
- a CDS encoding hypothetical protein, conserved (encoded by transcript PVX_122150A), whose protein sequence is MHHLNCLKFPTRHHFKSVIFHQHFSKRKISDTCESKIITLSKSKEYDHLKIYRNNIYNNLYENQILQGVKVHRVDPEGYGEIAIYSARQHFLFFLKFFLLIPDEQVNLKVVDINKKKKKTTFQVLCKTRKSKYEIVPRCEYFSKCGGCIYQHIDYKFERKLKKNLLTSLCEKYNIHVLASGKDYLQNDHYFCEEGQQDGEDLLEISQIKREYTSTELEEEDNAGETDSTSGSCTSWGGTPDQASHTPSQKICGEHRDSPKAKRANCARMYDFLFSDDYYYRNKSSINLSVTDHLSIGFYKRHSYEICDVDKCHIHDEHIQNVYEQVKKEILDNFKKNYIYIFNKINNSGYLKSVDIKLSRSDTEQQILVSFVGFSLNDKAKKALTKISLKLGAKNTSIKGILYNVETNKLKQNRNEVTLYGQNCIYHSCGGYTYKLGANTFFQPNQHLNECIVQIILKLVRSYKINAKQSCVYDLFCGIGFYSLPLSDLFGQVISVDYSIDNIKNLEENVKMNNVKNVKCFNLNLFNLHSLRQINLHIRRYIVNSVKQKNYDVYPLLREKLHSTYVSADSEGALVENLQVHSPYSSLPSFIHAHLNEWPSEEANGDVCSSLAESSHTDYDDDVLQNAPDGKFPTVDSNKVDEASYSSREFVIPVPDLVIINPPRKGCEKVFRRWLRGLCCRYIIYISCNANSQFRDINHLSNLGYMVREIIPLDTFPRTPHFETVALLEFDFNRTVDKEQRQIIQFELNEMKSNKKKNNKKKG, encoded by the exons ATGCATCATTTAAACTGCCTTAAGTTCCCAACTCGCCATCATTTCAAAAGCGTAATATTCCACCAGCATTTttccaaaagaaaaattagcGACACGTGTGAAAGTAAAATAATCACCCTCTCCAAAAGTAAAGAGTATGACCATTTGAAAATCTACAGGAATAACATTTACAATAACTTGTACGAGAATCAAATTTTGCAAGGAGTTAAA GTACACAGAGTGGACCCTGAGGGGTACGGAGAAATAGCGATATACTCAGCTAGGCAGCACTTCCtgtttttcttaaaattctttttgtTAATTCCAGACGAGCAAGTCAATTTAAAAGTTGTGGACAtcaataaaaagaaaaaaaaaacaaccttCCAAGTGCTCTGCAAAACGAGAAAGAGCAAATACGAAATAGTGCCCCGCTGTGAATACTTTTCCAAATGTGGCGGGTGTATATATCAACATATCGACTACAAATTTGAacggaaattaaaaaaaaatctgctaACCAGTTTGTGTGAAAAGTATAACATACATGTGCTAGCTAGTGGAAAGGATTACCTACAAAATGATCACTACTTTTGCGAGGAGGGTCAACAGGATGGGGAGGACCTGCTCGAGATTTCCCAAATAAAGAGGGAGTATACGTCTACCGAgttggaagaggaagacaaCGCTGGCGAAACGGATAGCACAAGTGGCAGTTGCACCAGTTGGGGTGGCACCCCTGATCAAGCAAGTCACACACCGAGTCAAAAAATCTGCGGCGAACATAGGGACAGCCCCAAAGCGAAGCGCGCGAACTGCGCAAGGATGTAcgactttttattttcagaCGATTACTACTACAGAAATAAATCCTCCATCAACTTATCCGTGACTGACCATTTATCAATCGGCTTCTACAAAAGGCACAGCTACGAAATTTGCGACGTGGACAAATGTCACATTCACGATGAGCACATACAAAATGTGTATGAACaagttaaaaaggaaatattagacaattttaaaaaaaattatatttacatatttaacaaaataaataacagtGGCTACCTAAAAAGTGTAGACATCAAACTGAGCAGGAGCGACACTGAGCAGCAAATTTTAGTGAGCTTTGTTGGCTTTTCGCTGAATGACAAGGCAAAAAAAGCCCTCACAAAAATTTCACTCAAGTTGGGCGCCAAAAATACATCCATTAAAGGCATCCTATACAACGTAGAAACGAATAAgttaaaacaaaacagaaatGAAGTCACTTTATACGGCCAAAACTGCATTTACCATTCCTGTGGGGGGTATACCTATAAATTAGGAGCCAACACCTTTTTCCAGCCAAATCAGCACCTAAACGAATGCATCGTCCAGATCATTCTTAAATTAGTGAGGagttacaaaataaatgccaAGCAATCTTGCGTGTATGACCTTTTCTGTGGGATTGGCTTTTATTCCCTCCCTCTTTCTGACCTATTCGGCCAAGTTATCAGTGTAGATTACTCCatagataatataaaaaatttagaagaaaacgtcaaaatgaataacgtgaaaaacgtaaaatgcttcaatttgaatttgtTTAACCTGCACAGCTTGAGGCAAATCAATCTCCACATCAGGAGGTACATTGTCAATTCGGtcaaacagaaaaattatgatgtGTACCCCCTCTTGAGGGAGAAACTTCATTCCACGTACGTCTCAGCAGACAGTGAGGGGGCCCTCGTGGAGAACTTGCAG GTTCACTCCCCGTATAGCAGCTTGCCAAGTTTCATTCACGCCCATTTAAACGAATGGCCCTCCGAAGAGGCGAACGGGGACGTCTGCAGCAGTTTGGCCGAAAGTAGCCACACAGATTATGATGACgatgttttgcaaaatgcaCCGGATGGAAAATTTCCGACGGTGGATTCGAACAAAGTAGACGAAGCTTCCTACTCGTCtagag AATTTGTCATTCCAGTCCCCGACTTGGTGATCATTAACCCGCCGCGGAAGGGGTGCGAAaag GTGTTCAGAAGATGGCTACGGGGGCTCTGCTGTCGGTACATCATCTACATATCATGCAATGCGAACAGCCAGTTTCGGGACATCAACCATTTGAGCAACTTGGG CTACATGGTCAGGGAAATCATTCCACTGGATACCTTCCCACGAACTCCGCATTTCGAGACAGTTGCCCTGTTAGAGTTCGATTTTAATCGA aCGGTAGACAAGGAACAAAGGCAGATAATACAATTTGAGCTGAACGAAATGaaaagcaataaaaaaaaaaataataaaaaaaaagggtaa
- a CDS encoding 26S proteasome regulatory subunit, putative (encoded by transcript PVX_122155A), translating into MDNKESIKQYVKKVIEHREIESQVKNLRLDIKEQNKIYEKTEDNLKALQSVGQIIGQVLKQLEDEKFIVKASSGPRYVVGCKSKINKGKLAIGTRVSLDMTTLTVMKRLPCEVDPLVFNMISDIDKSENSKNKVNYNQIGGLSEQIRQMREVVELPILNPLLFKRVGIKTPKGVLLYGPPGTGKTLLARAMASNINCNFMRIVVSAIVDKYIGESARIIREMFTYAKEHQPCIIFMDEIDAIGGRRFSQGTSADREIQRTLMELLNHLDGFEELGNVKIIMATNRPDVLDPALIRPGRLDRKIEIPLPNETARIEILKIHANKMTKLGEIDYESVCRLCDGFNGADLRNVCTEAGMFAIRSMRDYVIEEDFYKAARKINEAKKLEGKIEYEKI; encoded by the coding sequence ATGGATAACAAAGAAAGCATCAAACAGTACGTGAAGAAAGTGATAGAGCACAGGGAAATCGAGAGCCAAGTGAAGAATCTCAGATTAGATATAAAAGAGCAAAATAAGATATACGAAAAGACCGAAGATAACTTGAAGGCACTGCAAAGTGTTGGGCAAATAATAGGGCAAGTGCTAAAGCAGTTAGAAGATGAGAAATTTATCGTGAAGGCATCAAGTGGGCCTAGATATGTGGTAGGATGCAAGtccaaaataaataaagggAAATTAGCCATAGGCACGAGGGTGTCATTAGACATGACCACTCTGACGGTTATGAAAAGATTGCCATGTGAAGTAGACCCATTAGTATTCAACATGATTAGTGACATAgacaaaagtgaaaatagcaaaaataaagtgaaCTACAATCAGATAGGAGGATTAAGTGAGCAGATAAGACAAATGAGGGAAGTGGTGGAGTTGCCAATACTTAACCCGCTTTTATTTAAGAGGGTAGGAATTAAAACACCCAAAGGGGTGCTACTGTACGGTCCACCAGGTACAGGGAAAACACTACTAGCCAGGGCAATGGCATCAAACATtaattgtaattttatgAGAATAGTAGTTTCAGCCATTGTAGATAAGTACATCGGTGAAAGTGCAAGAATTATTAGGGAAATGTTCACCTATGCTAAGGAACACCAACCGTGTATCATTTTTATGGACGAAATTGATGCCATAGGAGGAAGGAGATTTTCTCAGGGTACTTCTGCAGATAGAGAAATTCAAAGAACGCTCATGGAGTTGCTAAACCATTTAGACGGTTTTGAAGAATTAGGAAAtgtcaaaattattatggCTACCAACAGACCAGATGTCCTAGACCCAGCGTTAATAAGACCTGGTAGATTAGatagaaaaattgaaattccTCTACCGAATGAGACTGCCAGaattgaaattttaaaaattcacgCCAATAAAATGACCAAACTGGGGGAAATAGACTACGAGTCGGTTTGCAGATTGTGTGACGGTTTCAACGGAGCTGATCTCAGAAATGTCTGTACAGAGGCAGGCATGTTTGCCATTCGGTCTATGCGCGATTACGTCATTGAGGAGGACTTTTACAAGGCCGCTCGAAAGATTAATGAGGCTAAGAAGTTGGAGGGTAAAATCGAGTACGAAAAAATTTAG